In a genomic window of Oceaniferula flava:
- a CDS encoding ROK family protein: protein MTQPDTYPNTALGIDFGGTSVKFGVVQGHDVIDSAPAIATDDYTEPAPLIDAIVRVIEDLRTRHPGISAIGAGAPGFVNFRTGTIHNLTNVTGWSNIPLREILHLRTGLPVTIENDANCMAYAEWKEGAGQGKDHLICITLGTGVGGGIVSHGHMLRGAEFVAGELGQMSIDYQGRKGAYSNRGSLEDYIGNNEIAADAREYYASKGIERSVTDCTPAALSQAANEGDAIAVEIWKNIAEKLATSAMNACWLLNPEAIVIGGGVAKAGDLLFKPFEASLRSQLAPAFSEHLQILPAHFCNDAGIIGAAALALEESKKSL, encoded by the coding sequence TGACTCAGCCAGACACTTATCCCAACACCGCCTTAGGAATCGACTTCGGAGGAACCTCCGTCAAGTTCGGCGTCGTCCAAGGACACGACGTGATCGACAGCGCCCCCGCCATCGCCACCGATGACTACACGGAACCGGCCCCACTGATCGATGCCATCGTGCGTGTTATCGAAGACCTGCGCACCCGTCACCCCGGCATTTCCGCCATCGGCGCAGGAGCTCCCGGCTTTGTCAATTTCCGCACCGGCACCATCCACAACCTCACCAATGTCACCGGCTGGAGCAATATCCCGCTGCGCGAAATTCTCCACCTGCGCACCGGCCTCCCGGTGACCATCGAAAATGACGCCAACTGCATGGCCTACGCCGAGTGGAAAGAAGGCGCCGGCCAGGGGAAGGATCACCTGATCTGCATCACCCTCGGCACCGGCGTCGGCGGCGGCATCGTCAGTCACGGCCACATGCTGCGCGGCGCGGAATTCGTCGCCGGAGAGCTCGGTCAGATGTCGATCGATTACCAAGGCCGCAAAGGCGCCTACAGCAACCGGGGCTCCCTGGAAGATTACATCGGCAACAACGAGATCGCAGCCGATGCGCGTGAGTATTACGCCTCCAAGGGCATCGAGCGCAGCGTCACCGACTGCACACCGGCCGCACTTTCCCAGGCCGCCAATGAAGGCGATGCCATCGCCGTGGAAATCTGGAAAAATATCGCCGAAAAGCTCGCCACCTCCGCAATGAACGCCTGCTGGCTACTCAACCCGGAGGCCATCGTCATCGGTGGTGGTGTCGCCAAAGCCGGCGACCTCCTGTTCAAGCCATTCGAAGCCTCGCTACGCTCCCAGCTGGCTCCGGCATTCTCGGAACACCTGCAAATCCTGCCGGCCCACTTCTGCAATGACGCCGGCATCATCGGCGCCGCAGCCCTGGCACTGGAAGAGTCAAAAAAATCCCTCTAA
- the kdsA gene encoding 3-deoxy-8-phosphooctulonate synthase, with amino-acid sequence MNQIGNLTLDPSSPFFILGPCALESEEFAWEMARSLKAIAERTGIQLIFKASYDKANRTSVDSFRGPGVVEGCRILGEIGKELGLPVTTDVHTPEDAEIAAETIDFLQIPAFLCRQTDLLEACAKTGRPVNIKKGQFLAPWDVKPIAGKMKHFNCEHFYITERGSTFGYNNLVADMRSLYWMRDLGMKVIFDATHSVQRPGGEGGTTGGDGILAPVLARAAVATGVDGVFMETHSNPEKAFSDGPNQIPLSEIEGVLTKLLAVHHAAHAE; translated from the coding sequence ATGAATCAAATCGGTAATCTCACCCTCGATCCCTCGTCCCCTTTCTTCATCCTCGGCCCATGCGCACTCGAATCGGAAGAGTTTGCCTGGGAAATGGCCCGTTCTTTAAAAGCCATCGCAGAGCGCACCGGCATCCAGTTGATTTTCAAAGCCTCCTACGATAAGGCAAACCGCACTTCGGTCGATTCCTTCAGGGGCCCCGGCGTGGTGGAAGGTTGCCGCATCCTCGGCGAAATCGGCAAAGAGCTCGGCCTGCCCGTCACCACCGATGTGCACACGCCTGAAGACGCGGAAATCGCCGCGGAGACCATCGATTTCCTCCAGATCCCCGCCTTCCTCTGTCGCCAGACCGATTTGCTTGAAGCCTGCGCCAAAACCGGACGTCCGGTGAACATCAAAAAAGGCCAATTCCTCGCGCCCTGGGACGTCAAACCCATCGCCGGGAAAATGAAACACTTCAACTGCGAGCACTTCTACATCACCGAACGCGGCTCCACCTTCGGCTACAATAACCTCGTGGCCGACATGCGCTCGCTCTACTGGATGCGCGATCTCGGCATGAAGGTCATCTTCGATGCCACCCACTCGGTGCAACGCCCGGGCGGAGAAGGCGGAACAACCGGAGGCGATGGTATTCTCGCCCCCGTGCTGGCCCGTGCAGCCGTTGCCACTGGCGTCGACGGCGTGTTCATGGAAACCCACTCCAATCCGGAAAAAGCATTCTCAGACGGCCCCAACCAGATCCCACTCAGCGAGATCGAGGGCGTGCTCACCAAGCTGCTCGCCGTGCATCACGCCGCCCACGCCGAATAA